The Blautia obeum ATCC 29174 region CATGATACCAGTTTCCCTTCTTTTTTCCATCCGAAGTAACCGTTTTGCCATATGGCATTAGTCCCAGTATTGTTGAATTTGGTCCTTTTCTTAAATGCAGGCCACTTTTTGCGGTGACTTTATATTTAATAGTTTTTTTATTGCTTGGTCGCTTACCTGTACTTGTCTTTTTGGGCTTTTTGTTTGCTTTTTTCTTGTATGTACTGACAGAGACTTTTCGGTGTTCTCTTATCTTCACTTTATAATAGACTGTTCCAACATCTCCACCCTGTTCATATGGAACATATGATGCAAGATCAGCATACATATTTATTGCAAACGGGCCTCCCACCAGTACAAAATGAAATGGGTTCTTTGCATTCGTAAGAGCCAGCATCCACTTGTGCCATACGGAAGGCTTTTTAAACTCTTTCTGCATACAAGCACAGTAGTTTTTTCCATACTGCGAAGGGAAAATAGATTCAAATTCAATGGTTATAGCATCTCTTTTCCCTCTATGCAGTATTTCTCCAAAAGTATCAATATCTACGGAAGTCAGTTTTCCATTAACTGTGAGGGCAATCTTTGCCGGAAGCATCGGAGCAACATATACCTTTTTG contains the following coding sequences:
- a CDS encoding SH3 domain-containing protein, whose amino-acid sequence is MSSNMFKQNVNNPTKYRMFFNYDNDKKVYVAPMLPAKIALTVNGKLTSVDIDTFGEILHRGKRDAITIEFESIFPSQYGKNYCACMQKEFKKPSVWHKWMLALTNAKNPFHFVLVGGPFAINMYADLASYVPYEQGGDVGTVYYKVKIREHRKVSVSTYKKKANKKPKKTSTGKRPSNKKTIKYKVTAKSGLHLRKGPNSTILGLMPYGKTVTSDGKKKGNWYHVKYGSKWGYAYNTWLKKM